A genomic window from Gossypium hirsutum isolate 1008001.06 chromosome D12, Gossypium_hirsutum_v2.1, whole genome shotgun sequence includes:
- the LOC107928647 gene encoding homeobox-leucine zipper protein ATHB-6, with the protein MRQLREGIGCYTVVNKMILFQTRDLQFVITSLDLEPLKQRFDQKKVTHNTPKLKGFLRLEEERDLYFSKECSFHQVHQTMKRSLGCSDSMAVFMSICPTTDEESPRNNHIYSKELQSMLDGLEEEGCLEEAGHVAEKKRRLSVDQVKALEKNFEVENKLEPERKVRLAQELGLQPRQVAVWFQNRRARWKTKQLERDYGLLKTSYETLKLNFDTLQHGNEALLKEIRELKAKLNGESVGSNLSVKEEAILPKTMEQSEPLPASSLTTSSEPVELNYECFNSSNNRVADAILFPELKDGSSDSDSSAILNEDDHTNTNNGVVSSSGVLQSQHLLMSPTTTSSFNFDSSSSSSPSSMNCFQFSKTTYLVKMEEHNFFTADEACNFFSDEQAPSLQWCYPEQWN; encoded by the exons ATGAGGCAGTTAAGAGAGGGCATTGGTTGTTATACAGTTGTAAACAAGATGATCTTGTTTCAGACAAGGGACTTACAATTTGTAATAACTTCTCTCGACCTTGAGCCACTTAAACAAAGATTTGACCAGAAGAAAGTCACTCACAACACACCAAAACTTAAAGGATTTTTAAGactagaagaagaaagagatcTCTACTTTTCAAAAGAGTGTTCATTTCACCAAGTTCATCAAACCATGAAGAGATCGCTTGGCTGCTCAGATTCCATGGCTGTTTTCATGTCCATCTGCCCAACCACAG ATGAAGAAAGTCCAAGAAACAACCATATTTACAGTAAAGAGTTGCAGTCGATGTTAGATGGATTAGAGGAAGAAGGCTGTTTGGAAGAAGCAGGCCATGTTGCTGAGAAGAAGAGGCGTTTAAGCGTGGATCAAGTTAAGGCCTTGGAGAAGAATTTCGAGGTCGAAAACAAGCTTGAACCTGAGAGGAAAGTGAGACTAGCTCAAGAACTTGGCTTGCAACCTAGACAAGTTGCTGTCTGGTTCCAAAACCGCCGTGCCAGGTGGAAGACCAAGCAATTGGAAAGGGATTATGGCCTGCTTAAAACCAGTTATGAAACTCTTAAGCTCAACTTTGATACCCTCCAACATGGCAATGAAGCTCTTCTGAAAGAG ATAAGAGAGCTGAAAGCGAAGCTGAACGGAGAAAGCGTAGGGAGCAACCTTTCAGTGAAAGAGGAGGCGATTCTGCCTAAAACAATGGAACAAAGTGAACCACTTCCAGCTTCTTCTTTGACCACTTCATCCGAGCCAGTAGAACTGAACTACGAGTGCTTCAACAGCAGCAACAATAGAGTGGCTGACGCCATCCTTTTCCCAGAACTGAAAGATGGGTCATCAGATAGTGACTCAAGTGCTATCTTGAATGAAGACGACCACACCAACACCAACAATGGTGTTGTTTCGTCATCTGGGGTCCTACAAAGCCAACATCTTTTGATGTCACCAACGACAACCTCTTCATTCAATTTCGACTCATCTTCTTCGTCTTCACCATCCTCCATGAATTGTTTCCAGTTCTCAAAAACAACCTATCTTGTGAAGATGGAAGAGCACAATTTCTTTACTGCAGATGAAGCTTGCAATTTCTTCTCTGATGAGCAAGCTCCAAGTCTTCAATGGTGTTACCCGGAGCAATGGAACTAA